From one Anopheles cruzii chromosome 3, idAnoCruzAS_RS32_06, whole genome shotgun sequence genomic stretch:
- the LOC128272876 gene encoding zinc finger protein 700-like codes for MHNKDQRHQCPHCSSSFAHSSKLKIHIRTHTGERPYVCKVCDKAFYSANYLAKHSKIHNKDQQHQCPHCFSRFRWLASLKVHIRTHTGERPYVCKVCDKAFRSSYSLVKHSKIHNKDQQLKCPYCSFMVAQSYNLKIHIRTHTDEKSYKCKICDEAFHSSNTLATHSKIHKKDQQHQCPHCSSVFARPCILKIHIRTHTGERPYVCKVCDKAFRSSKNLLQHSKIHNKDQQHQCPHCSSRFPWLSNLKIHIRTHTGEKPYKCKVCDKAFPSSSTLAQHLKMHNKEQQHQCPHCSSRFKCLSNLKIHIRTHTGEKPYKCKVCDKAFHASNLLAKHSKIHNKDQQHKCPHCSSMFAQLYNLKIHIRKHTGEKPYVCKVCDKAFSSSSSLASHSITHKN; via the coding sequence atgcacaataaggaccaacggcatcagtgtcctcattgttcatctAGTTTCGCACACTCATCTAaactaaagattcatatccgcactcataccggcgaaaggccttatgtgtgtaaagtctgtgacaaagccttctaTTCAGCAAACTATCtggcaaaacattcgaaaattcataataaggaccaacagcatcagtgtcctcattgcttTTCAAGGTTTCGATGGTTAGCTAGCCTAAAggttcatatccgcactcacaccggcgaaaggccttatgtgtgtaaagtgtgcgacaaagcgttcagatcaTCATACAGTCTggtaaaacattcgaaaattcacaataaggaccaacagcttaagtgtccttattgttcatTCATGGTCGCACAGTCATACAActtaaagattcatatccgcactcacactgaCGAAAAGTCGTACAAGTGTAAGATATGTGACgaagccttccattcatcaaacACACTAGCaacacattcgaaaattcacaagaaggatcaacagcatcagtgtcctcattgttcatcagtGTTCGCAAGGCCATGTAtcctaaagattcatatccgtactcacaccggcgaaaggccttatgtgtgtaaagtctgtgacaaagcgttcagatcaTCAAAAAATCTGCtacaacattcgaaaattcacaataaggaccaacaacatcagtgtcctcattgctctTCAAGGTTTCCATGGTtatctaacctaaagattcatatccgcactcacactggcgaaaagccgtacAAGTGTAAAGTGTGTGATAAAGCattcccatcatcatccacaCTAGCACAACATTTGAAAATGCACAATAAggagcaacagcatcagtgtcctcattgctctTCAAGGTTTAAATGTTtatctaacctaaagattcatatccgcactcacactggcgaaaagccgtacAAATGTAAAGTgtgtgacaaagccttccatgCATCAAACTTACTagcaaaacattcgaaaattcacaataaggaccaacagcataaGTGTCCCCATTGTTCGTCAATGTTCGCACAGTTATataacctaaagattcatatccgcaagcatactggcgaaaagccttatgtgtgtaaagtatGTGATAAAGCATTCAGTTCATCAAGTAGTCTGGCATCTCACTCAATAACTCACAAAAACTGA
- the LOC128274304 gene encoding zinc finger protein 670-like — MEASAFVKQEDGVETTKICRWCLTEGDALEALTPDESGQYKVQKIFDFTDLQIELSPEVPSYLCTTCESRLENMDTFRWRCNENNDKVDRFIKQQNTSKNESEIAQNHLDHSAEQTVGAEMVIKTEVTSPDAANDLHLTQRNCTAGKEPFEAEENPIKLEYVDVDELYQLQTNAILDHEQDDLQTNPLELVCQDREDHSMSNNMCADATELTIKTEVTTSDEATDLHLNQKCFTVHEANRTYECCGKIPDDLFEADENPIVIKSEYEDGDEQHQLQTANGVLDHEQDNQKTSPLDSIYQDHHVTVADNKCADDSAAESTQNVSSPRTRNARSKSHSKNHKHHCPHCSAKYPYLNMLKNHIRTHTGEKPYQCKVCDKAFHLSTKLVKHSKIHNKDQQHKCPYCSFMVAQSYNLKIHIRTHTGERPYKCKVCDKAFHSSSTLAKHSKIHNKDQQHKCPHCASMFAESSNLKVHIRTHTGEMPYKCKFCDKAFSTSSNLVSHSKMHKKSKTR; from the exons ATGGAAGCTTCGGCATTTGTTAAgcaagaggatggtgttga AACCAcaaaaatatgtcgatggtgtctgaCGGAAGGAGATGCTTTGGAAGCTCTAACGCCcgacgaatccggacaatATAAAGTACAAAAAATCTTCGATTTTACCGATCTGCAG attgaattgTCTCCTGAAGTTCCATCATATTTGTGCACGACGTGCGAATCCCGTTTGGAAAACATGGATACATTTCGTTGGCGATGCAATGAGAACAATGATAAGGTCGATAGATTTATCAAACAGCAGAACACATCGAAGAACGAATCTGAAATCGCACAAAACCATCTTGaccactctgccgaacaaacAGTTGGCGCAGAAATGgtaattaaaaccgaagttacctcaccggatgcagcgaacgATTTGCATTTGACTCAGAGGAACTGTACAGCTGGGAAGGAACCattcgaagcagaagaaaatccaatcaaattAGAGTATGTAGATGTCGATGAGCTGTATCAGTTGCAAACAAATGCGATATTGGATCATGAACAGGACGACCTGCAAACAAATCCTTTAGAATTGGTCTGTCAAGACCGAGAAGATCACTCTATGTCGAACAACATGTGTGCAGATGCCACAGAATTgacaattaaaactgaagttactACATCGGATGAAGCGacggatttgcacttgaaccAGAAGTGTTTTACTGTTCATGAAGCGAataggacatatgaatgttgtggcaaaatacctgatgatttattcgaggcagacgAAAATCCAATTGTAATCAAATCAGAGTACGAAGATggcgatgagcagcatcagctgcaaacagcGAATGGTGTTCTCGATCATGAGCAGGATAACCAAAAAACAAGTCCTTTGGATTCGATCTATCAGGATCATCATGTGACCGTGGCAGACAATAAGTGTGCCGATGATTCTGCGGCAGAATCAACTCAAAACGTCTCGAGTCCCAGAACTCGGAACGCTCGTAGCAAAAGTCattcaaaaaatcataaacatcATTGCCCTCATTGTTCGGCAAAATATCCATATTTGAACATGTTAAAGaatcacatccgcactcatactggcgaaaagccataccagtgtaaagtatgtgacaaagcgttccatttaTCAACCAAACTAgttaaacattcaaaaattcacaataaggaccaacagcataagtgtccttattgttcatTCATGGTCGCACAGTCATACAActtaaagattcatatccgtactcacactggcgaaaggccgtacaagtgtaaagtgtgtgataaagccttccattcatcatccACACTAgcgaaacattcgaaaattcacaataaggaccaacagcataaGTGTCCCCATTGTGCATCAATGTTCGCAGAGTCATCTAACCTAAAGgttcacatccgcactcacaccggcgaaatgccatacaagtgtaagttctgtgacaaagcgttcagcaCATCAAGCAATCTAGTAAGCCACTCCAAAATGCATAAGAAGAGTAAAACTCGTTAA
- the LOC128274758 gene encoding ABC transporter F family member 4-like, with protein MDQPKNKELLDETLTSSVSSEDSESWTLLGKEAEAANKELPEEASGVQVIESDERDDQPTPERRNVDSQLDESSDGISVISESDAASCEKLHDVDDVLAPTVHFQQKIDLTTPPEYEPLTPPYTPDAVRAPRDELYDNTLQVQQAVADQSLETIRSVVPATSPVSGASWVIFSVLATGMAAILLGNSMRLNSRVNEINFEHEKRISELELENNILKQEMSKLRHLYTRSELDEQVQQAEFEWMTKSAESDAEPEPEPVPAVPSQPVRIVPPQDAGIKRKVVWSGDEEEPMLIVDKDYVLPAFCYNQDRAVQDDLFFAYSAKYCDVKKRKVEAKQKKAEFQDKRNAKVENYNKFIHPKPEPSAPAAAASDPTKPASPFNIDYQKAFDAIKAEGSVIVEALGSILDLSPEPEEILSAKIATESNTPNGNLDKDGVIFTPDGQQHRPAKATTNGGPNTDQGPTKPGASAEDKQHRSEEFATQKQGGNDRKSGAESGQREHYTESRSDIGGDFSGDAKRKNGEHRTDGRRESEFERKQKHGHGRDYEGGEDYRKGKKNGHHKPSELNRKQHSDEHDDDDHHRKKFDQRRKDNRHDHREHHDHGSGKDHRKDNANRHDRRRKDSDEGSYLYKGEGSAHGKSQFHDDKRHKKHDEWHEKRYKGREEYRRNGGKRYEDERGSGEHWQERMKDGRQEAREEQRKKMKEQSNWYLERGNQREEERIVQQQPYV; from the exons ATGGatcaaccgaaaaacaaagaattgtTGGACGAAACACTGACTAGTTCGGTTAGCTCCGAAGATTCCGAGAGCTGGACGCTGCTCGGAAAGGAAGCCGAAGCTGCCAACAAAGAGTTGCCCGAGGAGGCCAGTGGAGTGCAAGTCATTGAATCCGACGAAAGGGACGATCAACCGACACCCGAAAGGCGTAATGTCGA TTCTCAGCTGGATGAATCTTCCGATGGTATCAGTGTAATAAGCGAGAGCGATGCGGCCAGTTGTGAGAAACTCCACGATGTAGACGATGTCCTCGCTCCGACGGTGCATTTTCAACAAAAGATAGATCTAACAACGCCGCCAGAGTATGAACCGCTAACGCCACCATATACGCCGGACGCGGTCAGGGCACCGCGTGACGAGTTGTACGATAACACGCTGCAGGTGCAACAGGCAGTCGCTGATCAGTCGCTTGAAACAATTCGATCGGTCGTTCCGGCGACCTCACCGGTTAGCGGTGCCAGCTGGGTAATATTCAGCGTACTGGCCACGGGCATGGCAGCCATTCTTCTGGGCAATTCTATGCGTCTGAACAGTCGAGTGAATGAAATCAACTTTGAGCACGAAAAACGGATCTCCGAGCTGGAGCTCGAAAACAACATATTGAAACAGGAGATGAGCAAGTTGCGCCATCTGTACACACGCTCGGAGCTGGACGAGCAAGTTCAGCAGGCTGAATTTGAGTGGATGACGAAGAGCGCGGAAAGCGACgcagaaccggaaccggaacccgtaCCGGCTGTACCGTCACAACCGGTTCGAATAGTCCCTCCGCAGGACGCAGGAATTAAGAGAAAGGTCGTCTGGTCCGGCGATGAAGAGGAACCGATGTTGATAGTGGACAAAGATTACGTTTTACCGGCGTTTTGCTACAACCAAGATCGGGCAGTACAGGATGATCTGTTTTTCGCGTACAGTGCCAAGTACTGCGACGTGAAGAAGCGAAAGGTTGAGGCGAAGCAGAAAAAGGCAGAGTTCCAAGACAAACGCAACGccaaagtggaaaattataaCAAATTTATCCACCCGAAACCTGAACCTAGCGCTCCGGCTGCAGCCGCTTCGGATCCCACGAAACCAGCCTCTCCATTTAACATCGACTACCAAAAAGCCTTCGACGCGATCAAGGCCGAGGGAAGCGTTATCGTTGAAGCATTGGGTAGCATTTTGGATCTCTCGCCCGAACCGGAGGAAATTCTTTCGGCAAAAATCGCCACGGAAAGCAACACGCCGAATGGTAATCTGGATAAAGATGGCGTAATCTTTACACCAGATGGCCAGCAACACCGGCCAGCGAAAGCAACAACTAACGGAGGGCCCAACACAGACCAAGGGCCAACAAAGCCAGGGGCCAGTGCAGAGGATAAACAGCACCGTTCGGAAGAATTCGCCACACAGAAGCAAGGCGGTAACGATCGTAAATCGGGAGCTGAAAGTGGTCAACGCGAACACTACACTGAAAGTCGTAGCGACATCGGGGGCGACTTTTCTGGCGACGCCAAGCGTAAGAACGGAGAGCACCGAACAGACGGGAGAAGGGAGAGTgaatttgaaagaaaacaaaagcacgGACATGGCAGAGATTACGAGGGTGGCGAGGACTATCGTAAAGGTAAAAAGAATGGTCACCACAAACCGAGTGAATTGAATCGGAAGCAGCATTCCGAcgagcatgatgatgatgatcaccaCCGAAAGAAGTTTGATCAACGCCGTAAAGATAATCGACACGATCATCGCGAACATCATGATCATGGTAGTGGCAAGGATCATAGGAAGGATAACGCGAACCGGCACGATCGTCGTAGAAAGGACTCGGATGAGGGCTCGTACCTGTACAAGGGTGAAGGGTCGGCACATGGCAAGTCGCAATTCCACGACGACAAGAGGCACAAGAAACACGACGAGTGGCATGAGAAGCGTTACAAGGGTAGGGAAGAGTACCGCCGAAACGGTGGTAAACGGTACGAGGATGAGCGAGGATCCGGAGAGCATTGGCAAGAGCGCATGAAGGACGGGCGACAGGAAGCCAGGGAAGAACAGCGGAAGAAAATGAAGGAGCAGAGCAACTGGTATTTGGAGCGCGGCAATCAACGGGAAGAAGAACGTATCGTTCAACAACAACCTTATGTATAA
- the LOC128274759 gene encoding mitochondrial import inner membrane translocase subunit TIM50-C-like — MVSRISRSLGNSAIVKQFCHIQTNTFLKTSSNAAYYRLTQSYFHSWTENSTRPQWVRPGLRYRQTRLYSLADSGKAGNAQRDQSIATPQLLTKLFPQTAVENVEDEARQEKQRKQEEDEKKEKESSWKRMKFGFVFFGFSVSAFCVYSVWIFGAPDRDAEGNDIEDEFTGLPTFQQYCKRMWKSMTYYQKMIQEPSREKLLPDPLKYPYAQPPYTVVLEMKDVLVHPDWTYQTGWRFKKRPGVDKFLETLAANFEIVVFTADQGMTVFPILDALDPRGYIMYRLVRDATHFVDGHHVKNLDNLNRDLSKVIVVDWDPNSTKLHPENTLNIPRWTGNDDDSGLFDLMALLVTIATTEVEDVRDVMTYYKSFDNPLAKFRENQRLLAEQLAEQEREEKQRNLPAVQRWRPSFLGGGR; from the exons ATGGTCTCGAGAATTTCGAGAAGTCTCGGCAATTCTGCAATTGTAAAACAATTCTGCCATATTCAAACAAACACGTTTCTTAAAACTAGTTCCAATGCCGCATATTATCGTCTAACTCAAAGTTACTTCCATTCGTGGACGGAAAACAGCACACGTCCACAATGGGTTCGTCCCGGGCTCCGGTACCGGCAGACCCGGCTCTATTCTTTGGCGGATT CAGGAAAAGCCGGCAACGCACAACGAGACCAGAGCATCGCGACGCCGCAGCTACTGACCAAACTATTCCCGCAGACGGCCGTCGAAAACGTGGAGGATGAGGCGCGGCAAGAAAAGCAGCGGAAACAGGAAgaagacgaaaagaaggaaaaggaatcgTCCTGGAAACGGATGAAGTTTGGATTCGTCTTTTTCGGCTTTTCGGTGTCGGCTTTCTGCGTTTATTCGGTTTGGATATTCGGCGCCCCCGATCGGGATGCGGAGGGCAACGATATCGAGGACGAGTTCACCGGACTGCCAACGTTCCAGCAGTACTGCAAGCGGATGTGGAAATCGATGACGTACTACCAGAAAATGATACAGGAACCGTCGCGCGAGAAACTCCTGCCGGACCCGCTGAAGTATCCGTACGCCCAGCCACCGTACACGGTAGTGCTGGAAATGAAGGACGTTCTAGTGCACCCGGATTGGACCTACCAAACTGGGTGGCGCTTCAAAAAACGTCCCGGGGTGGACAAGTTTCTGGAAACGCTTGCGGCCAATTTCGAAATTGTTGTGTTCACGGCCGACCAAGGCATGACGGTGTTTCCCATCTTGGATGCCCTGGACCCGCGAGGTTACATCATGTACCGTCTGGTGCGCGATGCGACTCACTTTGTCGATGGGCACCACGTGAAAAACTTGGACAACCTCAACCGTGACCTCAGCAAGGTTATCGTTGTCGATTGGGATCCGAACTCGACCAAACTGCACCCCGAAAATACGCTCAATATTCCCCGTTGGACGGGCAATGACGATGATTCGGGACTCTTCGACCTGATGGCCCTGCTCGTAACGATCGCCACGACCGAGGTGGAGGACGTGCGCGATGTGATGACGTACTACAAATCTTTCGACAATCCGTTGGCTAAATTTCGAGAAAATCAACGCCTACTTGCCGAACAACTGGCGGAGCAAGAGCGCGAAGAGAAGCAGCGCAATCTGCCGGCGGTACAACGGTGGAGACCCAGCTTCCTCGGCGGAGGCCGTTGA
- the LOC128275241 gene encoding tyrosine-protein phosphatase non-receptor type 9 codes for MKKKNKVTVMDLILLWALKAVKQFIDRINSSNNDPNRKAVTPAVATRFLLARKYDIARALALYEQHELIRQREGLYGFDPMLDPLRAELETGKFTILPGRDASGAAIALFTANLHCPVTVTHKTTLQGVVYQLDVALQNTDTQKAGLVFIYDMSTSKYSNFDYDLSQKILTLLKGGYPARLKKVLIVTAPLWFKAPFKILRLFVREKLRERVFTVSIPQLSLHVPRESLPVRLGGTLEVDHSSWLLHCYKSMTNREDELIATAGHPQQQQQLPGGEQQTTGPSVAASGTSPVMGSAGITAIATGGVSALDAHNPLTTCAPNTTDLASVDYNHRTASPLAHGNGTLLDDHHIGGVDNSSDIGAAGHQHHHHHQHTATSELWTENPPSSASSGFSDDDSLAGAEGDPKTIDQIVQMVRERGKLGLIREYAEIKARAPDGTFTHAKLRNNLAKNRYTDVLCYDHSRVVLSQEDDDPSTDYINANFVDGYKQKNAYISTQGPLPKTSYDFWRMVWEQHCLLIVMTTRVMERGRAKCGQYWEPVEAGVFEFGCYQVRTMSIETNEDYTVVELEIRNTKTDEVRCVSHWQFTSWPDYGVPSSAKAMLNFLQRAREKQAEMVRSLGDLWAGHPRGPPIVVHCSAGIGRTGTFITLDICISRLEDVGTADIKGTVEKIRSQRAYSIQMPDQYVFCHLALIEYALSRSMLQSVDLSEFDERDDESD; via the exons atgaagaaaaagaacaagGTCACCGTAATGGATCTTATTCTGCTGTGGGCGTTGAAG GCTGTGAAACAGTTTATCGATAGGATCAATAGCTCAAACAAcgatccgaaccgaaaagcTGTAACCCCCGCGGTGGCCACAAGGTTCCTGTTGGCACGCAAATATGACATCGCGAGGGCGTTGGCTCTTTACGAGCAACACGAGCTAATCCGGCAACGGGAAGGGCTGTACGGGTTCGATCCGATGCTCGATCCTCTGCGGGCGGAACTGGAGACGGGAAAGTTTACGATATTG CCCGGACGTGATGCCAGTGGCGCAGCGATCGCGCTCTTTACCGCCAACCTGCACTGCCCGGTGACAGTGACCCATAAAACCACTCTCCAGGGAGTCGTCTATCAGCTGGATGTTGCGCTCCAAAACACCGACACACAGAAGGCCGGTCTGGTGTTTATCTACGATATGAGCACCTCCAAGTATTCCAACTTTGATTACGATCTGTCGCAGAAAATTTTGACGTTGCTCAAG GGTGGCTATCCGGCGCGGCTGAAAAAGGTTCTCATCGTTACGGCGCCGCTTTGGTTCAAGGCACCGTTTAAAATACTTCGACTGTTCGTGCGCGAGAAATTAAGGGAACGCGTGTTTACCGTCTCGATACCGCAGCTAAGCCTGCATGTTCCTCGTGAGTCGCTTCCAGTTCGATTAGGTGGAACGCTAGAAGTCGACCATTCCTCATG GTTGCTGCATTGTTACAAATCGATGACGAATCGTGAGGACGAACTAATTGCCACAGCAGGGCatccgcagcaacagcaacagttgcCCGGCGGTGAGCAACAAACCACCGGTCCGTCGGTTGCGGCGAGCGGCACTAGTCCCGTGATGGGAAGCGCCGGGATAACGGCGATTGCTACCGGCGGTGTGTCGGCACTGGATGCTCACAACCCACTCACAACGTGTGCGCCAAATACGACGGACTTGGCCAGCGTGGACTATAACCACCGAACGGCATCCCCATTGGCGCATGGCAATGGCACACTCCTGGACGATCATCACATAGGGGGGGTGGACAATAGTAGTGATATTGGTGCCGCGgggcaccaacaccaccaccaccaccagcacacggCCACCAGTGAGCTGTGGACGGAGAACCCACCGAGTAGCGCATCGTCCGGATtcagcgacgacgacagccTGGCCGGAGCGGAAGGTGATCCGAAAACGATCGATCAGATCGTGCAGATGGTTCGCGAGCGGGGCAAGCTGGGACTGATCCGCGAGTATGCCGAAATTAAAGCCCGAGCACCGGATGGTACCTTTACGCATGCAAA GCTGAGAAACAACCTGGCCAAGAACCGGTACACGGACGTGCTGTGCTACGATCACAGCCGGGTGGTGCTGTCACAGGAGGACGACGACCCTTCGACGGACTACATTAATGCCAACTTTGTCGATGGGTACAAGCAGAAAAACGCTTACATTTCCACGCAAGGCCCGTTGCCGAAAACGTCGTACGACTTTTGGCGGATGGTCTGGGAGCAGCACTGTTTGCTGATCGTTATGACGACCCGCGTGATGGAGCGGGGTCGGGCGAAGTGCGGCCAGTACTGGGAACCGGTCGAAGCGGGCGTCTTTGAGTTCGGCTGCTACCAGGTGCGGACAATGTCGATAGAAACCAACGAGGACTACACCGTAGTGGAGTTGGAAATAAGAAACACTAAG ACTGATGAGGTGAGGTGCGTCTCGCACTGGCAGTTTACGAGCTGGCCAGATTACGGAGTGCCGTCATCGGCGAAGGCTATGCTAAACTTTTTGCAACGCGCTCGTGAGAAGCAGGCCGAAATGGTACGGTCACTGGGTGACCTGTGGGCCGGCCATCCACGGGGGCCCCCCATAGTGGTGCACTGTAGTGCCGGTATCGGACGGACCGGGACCTTCATTACGCTGGACATCTGCATATCGCGCCTCGAGGATGTCGGGACGGCCGATATCAAGGGCACGGTCGAGAAAATTCGCTCCCAGCGAGCGTACTCGATCCAGATGCCGGATCAGTACGTGTTCTGCCATTTGGCGCTGATTGAGTACGCCCTTTCTCGCTCCATGCTGCAGTCGGTGGATCTGTCCGAGTTCGATGAGCGAGACGATGAATCGGACTAA
- the LOC128274306 gene encoding zinc finger protein OZF-like — MSNNLCADGTELLIKTEVTTSDEATDLHLNQKCFTVHEANGTYECCGKIPDDLFEADENPIAIKSEYEDGDEQHQLQTTNGILGQDKLKSHRKNIKHQCPHCYASFPALSKLKNHIRRHTEERPYKCKFCDKAFRASNDLVKHSIIHNKDQHHQCPHCSSSFARLSSLKIHIRTHTGERPYQCKVCDKAFHSLNNLAQHSKIHNRDEHHQCPHCTVTFPRLTVLTDHIRTHTGEKPFVCKICNKAFPSSNALSHHLKIHKDEQHQCPYCSSMFAKASGLRNHISTHTGESIFQCKVCDKVFTSSNNLAKHSKIHNKGERIYQCKICDKAFHSKTNLTQHSKIHNKDQQHQCPHCSAMFAKTASLKIHIRTHTGEKPYKCKVCDKAFHSLSNHAKHSKIHKKGETH, encoded by the coding sequence ATGTCAAATAACTTGTGTGCAGATGGCAcagaattgttaatcaaaactgaagttaccaCATCGGATGAAGCGacggatttgcacttgaaccAGAAGTGTTTTACTGTTCATGAAGCGAATgggacatatgaatgttgtggcaaaatacctgatgatttattcgaggcagacgaaaatccaattgcaatcaaatcagagtacgaagatggcgatgagcagcatcagctgcaaacaacgaatggtATTTTGGGACAGGATAAACTCAAAAGCCATCGCAAAAACATAAAGCACCAATGCCCACATTGTTACGCATCATTTCCAGCTTTAAGTAAGTTAAAGAATCACATACGGAGGCACACTGAGGAAaggccatacaagtgtaagTTCtgcgacaaagcgttcaggGCATCAAACGATCTAGTAAAACATTCGATAAtacacaataaggaccaacatcatcagtgtcctcattgttcatcaagtttCGCACGCTTATCTAGCCTGAAGAtccatatccgcactcacaccggcgaaaggccataccagtgtaaagtctgtgacaaagcgttccattcgttGAACAATttggcacaacattcgaaaatccACAACAGGGACGAACACcatcaatgtcctcattgtACTGTCACGTTTCCACGGTTAACCGTATTAACGGATCACATTCGtactcataccggcgaaaagccgtttgtATGTAAAATATGTAACAAAGCGTTCCCTTCATCAAACGCACTATCGCATCATTTGAAAATCCATAAGGAtgaacagcatcagtgtccttattgttcatcaatgttcgcaaaGGCATCTGGCCTGAGGAATCACATTagcactcataccggcgaaagtatattccagtgtaaagtctgtgacaaagtGTTCACATCATCAAATAATCtggcaaaacattcgaaaattcacaataagggCGAAAGGATATACCaatgtaaaatctgtgacaaagccttccattcaaAAACCAATCTGACACAACACtcgaaaattcataataaggaccaacagcatcagtgtcctcattgttcagcAATGTTCGCAAAGACAGCTAGCCTAAAGAtccatatccgcactcacactggcgaaaagccgtacaagtgtaaagtatgtgacaaagcgttccattcgttAAGCAATCatgcaaaacattcgaaaattcacaagaagggTGAAACTCATTAA